One window of Trinickia caryophylli genomic DNA carries:
- the rpoZ gene encoding DNA-directed RNA polymerase subunit omega — protein sequence MARITVEDCLKQIPNRFELALAATYRARQLAQGHTPKLESRDKPTVLALREIAAGQVGIEMLKKVPV from the coding sequence ATGGCCCGTATTACCGTCGAAGATTGCCTGAAGCAAATCCCGAATCGTTTCGAGCTGGCGCTTGCCGCAACCTATCGTGCTCGTCAGCTTGCCCAAGGTCATACGCCGAAGCTCGAGAGCCGTGATAAGCCCACGGTACTCGCGCTGCGCGAGATCGCGGCGGGGCAGGTCGGTATCGAGATGTTGAAGAAGGTTCCGGTCTGA
- a CDS encoding cold-shock protein gives METGIVKWFNDAKGYGFITADRGGEDLFAHFSEIQAEGFKSLKESQRVQFDVKTGPKGKQAANIRPL, from the coding sequence ATGGAAACCGGTATCGTCAAATGGTTCAACGATGCTAAAGGCTACGGTTTTATCACGGCCGATAGGGGCGGCGAAGATTTGTTTGCGCATTTCTCGGAAATCCAGGCGGAAGGGTTCAAGTCGCTGAAGGAAAGCCAGCGCGTTCAATTCGATGTGAAGACGGGGCCGAAAGGCAAGCAGGCCGCCAATATTCGTCCGCTGTAA
- a CDS encoding exonuclease domain-containing protein yields MSDSPLPSPAVETPIVFVDLETTGGSVADHRITEIGIVEAGASGVTRWTTLVNPHQPIPPFIQQLTGITDDMVRGAPAFDDIAAELHGRLEGKLFIAHNANFDRGFLRSEFSRAGFSFNPDVLCTVRLSRALQPGEKRHGLDALIDRHGLVPLARHRALADADLLWQFWRRLHGLWPVEVLREHVERTLRRYRIAGDITEDVLDQVPPGCGVYAFFDESGAALYVGRSVRLRQRVRAHLAGERRSARELRIAQQVRRLEWRETGGEVGALLVEAQWVEALRPTFNRAVRASRTDPTSAAWPFGSAIAFEERGEAAGSAHFHVVDRWRYLGSALSMAAAAELVTDGTNAGFDLSTYRILSAHLERGLEIVPLLPVPPVLPVLPSGSPCETALEQGGLPAA; encoded by the coding sequence ATGTCAGATTCACCGTTGCCGAGCCCGGCAGTCGAAACCCCCATTGTTTTCGTCGACCTCGAAACGACGGGCGGGTCGGTCGCCGACCACCGCATCACCGAAATCGGCATTGTGGAGGCAGGCGCGTCAGGCGTCACCCGCTGGACCACGCTGGTCAACCCGCATCAGCCCATCCCGCCTTTCATTCAGCAGCTCACCGGCATTACCGATGATATGGTGCGCGGCGCACCCGCGTTCGATGACATCGCGGCCGAACTTCACGGCCGGCTGGAGGGCAAGCTCTTCATCGCTCACAACGCGAATTTCGATCGCGGCTTTCTGCGCAGCGAATTCAGTCGCGCGGGCTTCAGCTTCAATCCGGACGTTCTTTGCACGGTGCGTCTCTCGCGCGCGCTGCAGCCGGGCGAGAAGCGGCATGGCCTCGACGCGCTGATCGACCGGCATGGGCTCGTCCCGCTCGCCCGGCACCGCGCGCTCGCCGATGCCGACCTGCTCTGGCAGTTCTGGCGCCGATTGCACGGCCTGTGGCCCGTCGAGGTACTGCGCGAGCATGTCGAGCGTACGCTGCGCCGCTACCGTATTGCCGGCGACATTACCGAGGACGTCCTCGATCAGGTGCCGCCGGGCTGTGGCGTCTATGCCTTCTTCGACGAATCCGGCGCGGCGCTTTACGTCGGGCGCAGCGTGCGGCTGCGGCAGCGCGTGCGGGCACATCTGGCGGGCGAGCGCCGGTCTGCCCGCGAACTGCGCATCGCGCAGCAGGTGAGGCGCCTGGAATGGCGCGAAACCGGTGGAGAAGTGGGCGCGTTACTCGTCGAAGCGCAGTGGGTCGAGGCCTTGCGGCCGACGTTCAATCGGGCGGTGCGCGCCAGCAGGACGGACCCGACCTCTGCCGCATGGCCGTTCGGCAGTGCCATCGCATTCGAGGAGCGCGGCGAGGCCGCGGGCTCAGCGCATTTTCACGTAGTCGATCGGTGGCGCTATCTCGGGTCGGCCCTGTCGATGGCTGCTGCAGCCGAGCTGGTGACCGACGGGACCAACGCTGGCTTCGACCTGTCCACCTACCGCATTCTCTCCGCGCATCTCGAGCGTGGCCTCGAGATCGTGCCGCTGCTGCCGGTTCCGCCAGTTCTGCCAGTTCTTCCAAGCGGCAGCCCGTGCGAGACGGCGCTGGAGCAGGGCGGCCTTCCCGCCGCCTGA
- a CDS encoding transporter, with product MRLASTIATYGADPAGLICGFRFRFEEPGTPVSAEDIIEVLTAESDSSERAEFFWLHFNLAHTASEPWMKAHLELPDAFFEAVGNESHSTRIERHEGGLLAAINDVVFDFDYGPPQIATLWAYTHRRILITARLKPMRSVDTLREAVKRGETFHSSADLLVHLMRDQADLMADIVRRTSVEVDRAEDRFLAEKAQAGQHELAAMRRVLVRLQRMLAPEPGAMFRLLARPPLWLDAADIQSLRETTEEFSLVLGDMAGLVDRIKLLQEEIAARLNEQSNRTLFTLTLVTVLALPINIVAGFFGMNVGGVPFSNNEHGFWLMVIFVAGFTALAGWWAFRRRQSR from the coding sequence ATGCGCCTTGCCTCGACGATCGCAACCTACGGCGCAGACCCAGCCGGCCTGATCTGCGGCTTCCGCTTCCGCTTCGAGGAGCCGGGCACGCCCGTGAGCGCCGAGGACATTATTGAAGTGCTTACGGCGGAAAGCGATTCGAGCGAGCGCGCCGAATTCTTCTGGCTGCACTTCAATCTCGCCCATACGGCGAGCGAACCCTGGATGAAGGCGCATCTCGAGCTGCCAGATGCTTTTTTCGAGGCGGTGGGTAACGAATCGCATTCGACGCGAATCGAGCGGCATGAGGGCGGGCTTTTGGCCGCGATCAACGACGTGGTGTTCGACTTCGACTACGGCCCACCACAAATCGCGACACTGTGGGCCTACACCCATCGGCGCATCCTCATCACCGCGCGCCTCAAACCGATGCGTTCGGTCGACACGCTGCGCGAAGCCGTCAAGCGTGGCGAAACGTTTCACTCGTCTGCCGATCTGCTCGTGCACCTCATGCGCGATCAGGCCGATCTCATGGCCGACATCGTGCGGCGCACGAGTGTGGAAGTCGATCGTGCCGAAGACCGGTTCCTTGCCGAAAAGGCTCAAGCCGGTCAGCACGAATTGGCCGCCATGCGACGCGTGCTCGTCCGGCTGCAGCGGATGCTCGCCCCGGAACCCGGTGCGATGTTTCGCCTGCTTGCACGTCCGCCGCTGTGGCTCGACGCGGCCGACATTCAGAGCCTGCGCGAAACGACCGAAGAGTTCTCGCTCGTGCTCGGCGACATGGCCGGCCTCGTCGATCGAATCAAGCTGCTGCAGGAAGAAATCGCCGCCCGCCTGAACGAGCAGAGCAACCGCACGCTGTTCACCCTGACGCTCGTGACCGTGCTGGCGCTGCCGATCAATATCGTGGCCGGCTTCTTCGGCATGAACGTGGGCGGCGTACCGTTCTCGAACAACGAGCACGGCTTCTGGCTGATGGTGATCTTCGTGGCGGGCTTTACCGCGCTCGCCGGCTGGTGGGCATTCCGGCGGCGCCAGTCGCGTTGA
- the gmk gene encoding guanylate kinase, which produces MTDATPRSPYAGVYPGNLFMVVAPSGAGKSTLVNALLAKDPAIRLSISFTTRKPRPGEQDGQHYRFTTADDFLARHGRGEFLESAEVHGNYYATSRLWIEDQMKSGHDVLLEIDWQGAQQVKKQFRNAVEIFILPPSLEALEVRLKKRGQDEPNVITRRLLAAGSEMAHASDAEYVIINEHFERALSELQCVVDATRLRFASQYARHSELFVELGIHLPHAE; this is translated from the coding sequence ATGACTGATGCCACGCCTCGCAGCCCTTACGCCGGTGTGTATCCCGGCAACCTCTTCATGGTGGTCGCGCCTTCGGGCGCCGGCAAGTCGACGCTCGTGAACGCGCTGCTCGCCAAGGATCCCGCGATCCGCCTGTCGATCTCGTTCACGACGCGCAAGCCGCGCCCCGGCGAGCAGGACGGGCAGCATTACCGTTTCACGACGGCCGACGATTTCCTCGCACGTCACGGCCGCGGCGAGTTCCTCGAAAGCGCCGAGGTGCACGGCAACTACTACGCGACTTCGCGGCTGTGGATCGAGGACCAGATGAAAAGCGGCCACGATGTTCTGCTCGAGATCGACTGGCAGGGCGCGCAGCAAGTCAAGAAGCAGTTCCGCAATGCGGTGGAGATTTTCATTCTGCCGCCCTCGCTCGAAGCGCTCGAGGTGCGCCTGAAAAAGCGCGGCCAGGACGAGCCGAACGTGATCACGCGGCGGCTGTTGGCGGCGGGCAGCGAGATGGCTCATGCATCCGATGCCGAGTACGTGATCATCAACGAGCATTTCGAACGCGCGCTCTCCGAGTTGCAGTGCGTAGTGGATGCGACGCGGCTGCGCTTCGCGTCGCAATATGCGCGCCATAGCGAGCTGTTCGTCGAACTGGGGATTCATCTGCCCCATGCCGAATGA
- a CDS encoding porin: protein MRKTLLVGALAGVFASMAHAQSSVTLYGLIDAGITYTNNYQGHSNWQQTSGMINGSRWGLRGAEDLGGGLKAIFTLENGFNINTGTLGQQSREFGRQAYVGLSSEQFGTVTLGRQYDDVVQYLGPLALTGTQYGGTTFAHPYDNDNLDNSFRVNNSVHYQTPSYGGFKLGAMYGFSNSAGAFSNNRAYSIGASYNWAGFNFAAAYLQVNNGLSSNTTTALGTNTGGAVTDSYFTAGRQRIWGAGLNYTFGPATAGFVFTQSRVDNLTTIANVGTLPGSNSMRFNNYEVNARYALTPSLSLAGEYTFTDGRLNNADPKWHTVGLQADYMLSKRTDVYLEGEYQHVSQDGTGLTAYINGLRPSTTPNQVAVTAGIRHRF, encoded by the coding sequence ATGAGAAAGACTCTATTGGTCGGCGCCCTCGCGGGCGTATTTGCATCGATGGCTCATGCGCAAAGCAGCGTCACGCTGTACGGCTTGATCGACGCGGGCATCACGTACACGAACAATTATCAGGGCCACAGCAACTGGCAACAGACGAGCGGCATGATCAACGGCAGCCGCTGGGGCTTGCGCGGTGCCGAAGATCTCGGCGGCGGCCTCAAGGCAATCTTCACGTTGGAAAACGGCTTCAACATCAACACCGGTACGCTCGGCCAACAGAGCCGCGAGTTCGGCCGTCAGGCCTACGTCGGCCTGTCGAGCGAACAGTTCGGTACCGTCACACTGGGCCGCCAGTACGACGACGTGGTGCAATACCTCGGGCCGCTGGCGCTCACCGGCACGCAATACGGCGGCACGACGTTCGCCCACCCGTACGACAACGACAACCTCGACAACTCGTTCCGGGTAAACAATTCCGTTCATTATCAAACGCCTAGCTACGGCGGCTTCAAGCTGGGCGCGATGTACGGTTTCTCCAACTCGGCGGGCGCGTTCTCGAACAACCGCGCGTACAGCATCGGCGCGTCGTACAACTGGGCCGGCTTCAACTTCGCGGCCGCTTATCTGCAAGTGAACAATGGCTTGTCGTCGAACACGACGACGGCTCTCGGAACAAACACGGGCGGCGCGGTAACCGACTCCTACTTCACCGCGGGCCGCCAGCGCATTTGGGGCGCAGGCCTGAACTACACGTTCGGCCCGGCGACCGCAGGTTTCGTATTTACGCAGTCGCGCGTCGACAACCTCACGACCATCGCCAACGTGGGGACGCTCCCGGGCTCGAACTCGATGCGCTTCAACAACTATGAAGTCAACGCGCGGTACGCACTCACGCCGTCGTTGAGCCTCGCGGGCGAGTACACCTTCACGGACGGCAGGCTGAACAACGCCGATCCGAAGTGGCACACCGTCGGGCTGCAAGCCGACTACATGCTCTCGAAGCGGACCGACGTCTATCTGGAAGGCGAGTACCAACACGTGAGCCAGGATGGCACGGGCCTCACGGCGTATATCAACGGTCTGCGCCCGTCGACTACGCCGAATCAGGTCGCCGTGACCGCCGGCATCCGTCACCGGTTCTAA
- a CDS encoding YicC/YloC family endoribonuclease, giving the protein MIYSMTGYASATREIAAAGTASGISVSVELRTVNSRFLDLNFRMPEEVRVCEPTLREMLMTKLSRGKVDIRVNLQRSDQSPGAGTLNTDVLAQLSQLEQAVLAAFPGAERMRTGEILRWPGVLAETGASADALRDAVLACGKQAIGELIDVRAREGAQLAAMLVGNVTEMEAILQRITPLVPELIAKHQQKIVERLQEALGIAAPDAAATIVSREEIAERIRQEVTMYGIRIDIAEELSRLAAHLNETRHVIEKGGRVGKRLDFMMQELNREANTLGSKAAAKELADASMTLKLLIEQMREQVQNLE; this is encoded by the coding sequence ATGATTTACAGCATGACAGGCTACGCGAGCGCAACGCGCGAGATCGCAGCGGCGGGCACGGCCTCCGGCATCAGCGTATCGGTCGAATTGCGAACCGTGAACTCGCGGTTTCTGGACCTGAACTTCCGTATGCCCGAAGAGGTGCGTGTTTGCGAGCCCACGTTGCGCGAAATGCTGATGACGAAGCTTTCGCGCGGCAAGGTGGACATTCGCGTGAATCTGCAGCGCAGCGACCAAAGCCCGGGTGCGGGCACGCTCAACACGGATGTGCTCGCCCAGTTGTCGCAGCTCGAGCAGGCGGTGCTCGCGGCGTTTCCCGGCGCCGAGCGCATGCGCACCGGCGAGATCCTGCGCTGGCCCGGCGTGCTGGCAGAAACGGGCGCGTCCGCCGATGCGCTGCGCGACGCCGTGCTCGCCTGCGGCAAGCAGGCCATCGGCGAGCTCATCGATGTGCGCGCTCGGGAAGGGGCGCAGCTCGCGGCGATGCTCGTGGGCAACGTCACCGAGATGGAAGCGATTTTGCAGCGCATTACGCCGCTCGTGCCCGAGTTGATCGCCAAGCACCAGCAGAAGATCGTCGAGCGTCTGCAGGAAGCGCTCGGAATCGCGGCGCCCGATGCGGCGGCGACGATCGTTTCGCGCGAGGAAATCGCGGAGCGGATTCGCCAGGAGGTGACGATGTACGGCATTCGCATCGACATCGCCGAGGAGCTCTCGCGGCTTGCGGCGCATCTGAACGAAACGCGCCACGTCATCGAAAAGGGCGGCCGCGTCGGCAAGCGGCTCGACTTCATGATGCAGGAGCTCAACCGCGAAGCGAACACGCTCGGCTCCAAGGCGGCGGCAAAAGAGCTCGCCGATGCGTCGATGACGCTCAAGCTGCTGATCGAGCAGATGCGCGAGCAAGTCCAAAACCTGGAGTGA
- a CDS encoding RelA/SpoT family protein: MSNIPSSASAADAVNVEHEHDSESAGPARKYIDAVLEQSFRHLFGPTATPEQPRKHDVVSIAKLTSMLAGYMSPEEIKEVKAAFHFSDEAHLGQYRQSGEPYITHPVAVAETCAGWKLDAQAIMAALLHDVMEDQGVTKAELAERFGAKVAELVDGLSKLDKMEFRNREEAQAENFRKMLLAMARDVRVILVKLADRLHNMRTLGAVPPEKRRRVARETLDIYAPIAHRLGLNNTYRELQDLSFANFNPNRYATLEKAVKAARGNRREVVGKILESVQRAIGDAHIDAEVTGREKTIYSIYKKMRDKQLSFSQVLDVYGFRVVVGSALECYTCIGALHALYKPVPGKFKDYIAIPKVNGYQSLHTTLVGPFGAPIEFQVRTRKMHEIAEAGVAAHWLYKNGGADLNDVQKRAHQWLKSLLDIQSEAGDSSEFLEHVKIDLFPDAVYVFTPKAKIMALPRGATALDFAYSIHSDLGNQCVAVKINNELLPLRTELKSGDIVEVITAPYSKPNPAWLGFVRTGKARSAIRHYLKTMRLNESVQLGERLVDQSLKGYGLSLADVEPEIWDKLVQWTGNKNRQEIFADIGLGRRVAAVMAKRIEVLINGREPDEDHPRAEHASAPHAPPVVITGTEGMSVQLSACCRPIPGDDIMGYIGIGLGMAIHTTDCRVAQRIHRRDPGRWIDVAWAPQPGRLFDVAIKVLVKNTKGVFARVAADITSADANIVHIAMDEDLSHESTVLRFVIQVSDRVHLANVMRRVRTNPDVMRIARERPSDDGHHRHDGGMRIERERADY, translated from the coding sequence ATGAGCAACATTCCATCGTCCGCCTCCGCCGCCGACGCGGTGAACGTCGAGCACGAGCACGATTCGGAAAGCGCCGGCCCCGCGCGCAAGTACATCGACGCCGTCCTCGAGCAGTCCTTCCGCCACCTCTTCGGCCCGACGGCCACTCCCGAGCAGCCTCGCAAGCACGACGTCGTCTCGATCGCCAAGCTCACGTCGATGTTGGCGGGCTATATGAGCCCGGAGGAGATCAAGGAGGTCAAGGCGGCATTCCATTTCAGCGACGAGGCGCACCTCGGCCAGTACCGCCAAAGCGGTGAGCCGTATATTACGCACCCCGTCGCCGTGGCGGAGACGTGCGCGGGTTGGAAGCTCGACGCGCAGGCGATCATGGCGGCGCTTCTGCACGACGTCATGGAAGATCAGGGCGTGACGAAGGCGGAGCTCGCCGAGCGCTTCGGCGCGAAAGTGGCCGAGCTCGTCGACGGCCTGTCGAAGCTCGACAAGATGGAATTCCGCAATCGCGAGGAGGCGCAGGCCGAGAACTTCCGCAAGATGCTGCTTGCGATGGCGCGCGATGTGCGCGTGATCCTGGTCAAGCTCGCGGACCGGCTGCACAACATGCGTACGCTCGGGGCGGTGCCCCCCGAAAAGCGCCGCCGCGTCGCCCGCGAAACGCTCGATATCTACGCACCGATTGCGCACCGCCTCGGCCTGAACAACACCTACCGCGAGCTGCAGGACCTCAGCTTCGCCAACTTCAACCCGAATCGCTACGCCACGCTCGAAAAAGCGGTGAAGGCCGCGCGGGGCAATCGCCGGGAAGTGGTCGGCAAGATCCTGGAATCGGTGCAGCGCGCAATCGGCGATGCCCATATCGACGCCGAAGTGACCGGGCGCGAGAAGACGATCTACAGCATCTACAAGAAGATGCGCGACAAGCAGCTTTCGTTTTCTCAGGTGCTCGACGTCTATGGCTTTCGCGTGGTCGTGGGTAGCGCGCTCGAATGCTATACCTGCATCGGCGCACTGCATGCGCTATACAAGCCGGTGCCGGGAAAGTTCAAGGATTACATCGCGATCCCGAAGGTCAATGGCTACCAGTCGCTTCACACGACGCTCGTAGGTCCCTTCGGCGCGCCGATCGAATTCCAGGTGCGCACGCGCAAGATGCACGAGATCGCCGAGGCGGGCGTGGCGGCGCACTGGCTCTACAAGAACGGCGGCGCCGATCTCAACGACGTACAAAAGCGCGCGCACCAGTGGCTCAAGTCGCTGCTCGACATCCAGAGCGAGGCCGGCGATTCAAGCGAGTTCCTCGAACACGTCAAGATCGACCTTTTCCCCGATGCGGTCTACGTGTTCACGCCGAAGGCGAAGATCATGGCACTGCCGCGTGGCGCGACGGCACTCGATTTTGCCTATTCGATTCACAGCGATCTCGGCAATCAGTGCGTCGCCGTGAAAATCAACAACGAATTGCTGCCGCTGCGCACCGAATTGAAGAGCGGGGACATCGTCGAGGTGATCACGGCGCCCTACTCGAAGCCGAATCCGGCATGGCTCGGCTTCGTGCGTACCGGCAAGGCGCGCTCCGCGATTCGCCACTACTTGAAGACGATGCGGCTCAACGAGTCGGTTCAGCTCGGCGAGCGTCTCGTGGACCAGAGCTTGAAGGGCTACGGGCTCTCGCTGGCGGATGTCGAGCCCGAGATCTGGGACAAGCTCGTGCAGTGGACGGGCAACAAGAACCGGCAGGAGATCTTCGCCGACATCGGACTCGGCCGGCGCGTGGCTGCCGTCATGGCCAAGCGCATCGAGGTGCTGATCAACGGGCGCGAGCCCGACGAAGATCACCCCCGCGCCGAGCATGCGAGCGCGCCGCATGCGCCGCCCGTGGTCATAACGGGCACCGAGGGCATGTCGGTGCAGCTCTCGGCGTGCTGCAGGCCAATTCCCGGCGACGACATCATGGGCTACATCGGGATCGGCCTCGGTATGGCGATTCACACCACCGATTGCCGCGTGGCCCAGCGTATTCATCGCCGCGATCCGGGCCGTTGGATCGACGTTGCCTGGGCTCCGCAGCCCGGCCGTCTGTTTGACGTGGCGATAAAAGTGCTCGTCAAGAATACGAAGGGCGTGTTCGCGCGGGTGGCAGCGGACATCACGTCGGCCGATGCGAACATCGTGCACATCGCAATGGACGAGGATCTGTCGCACGAATCCACGGTTTTGCGCTTCGTGATTCAGGTGAGCGACCGCGTGCATCTGGCCAACGTCATGCGCCGTGTGCGAACGAACCCCGACGTCATGCGCATCGCGCGCGAGCGCCCGAGCGACGACGGCCATCATCGGCACGACGGCGGTATGCGCATCGAGCGCGAACGCGCCGACTACTGA
- the rph gene encoding ribonuclease PH, whose protein sequence is MTEIVQRPSARPADALRDVRITRHYTKHAEGSVLVEFGDTKVICTASVLERVPEFLRDRGQGWLTAEYGMLPRATHTRSDREAARGKQTGRTQEIQRLIGRALRSVFDLERLGPRTLHIDCDVIQADGGTRTASITGAFVAAHDAVTRLIAAGRIATSPILDYVAAISVGIYEGTPVLDLDYAEDSRCDTDMNVVMTGEGGFVEVQGTAEGVPFSRAEMDALLDLAESGIRQLVHKQKAALEAGRD, encoded by the coding sequence ATGACCGAGATCGTCCAACGTCCGAGCGCCCGCCCTGCCGATGCGCTGCGCGACGTTCGCATCACCCGCCACTACACGAAGCATGCCGAGGGCTCGGTGCTCGTCGAGTTCGGCGACACGAAAGTGATCTGCACGGCGAGCGTGCTCGAGCGCGTGCCCGAGTTCCTCCGCGATCGCGGCCAAGGGTGGCTCACGGCCGAATACGGCATGCTGCCACGCGCCACCCATACGCGCAGCGACCGCGAGGCGGCGCGCGGCAAGCAGACCGGCCGCACGCAGGAAATTCAGCGGCTGATCGGGCGGGCGCTGCGCTCCGTGTTCGACCTCGAGCGGCTGGGGCCACGCACGCTGCATATCGACTGCGACGTCATCCAGGCCGACGGCGGTACGCGCACGGCCAGCATCACCGGCGCCTTCGTGGCCGCACACGACGCGGTGACCCGGCTGATCGCCGCCGGGCGTATCGCAACGTCGCCGATCCTCGACTATGTGGCAGCGATCTCGGTGGGCATCTACGAGGGAACCCCGGTGCTCGATCTCGACTACGCCGAAGACTCGCGCTGCGACACCGACATGAACGTCGTGATGACGGGCGAGGGCGGTTTCGTCGAAGTACAGGGGACCGCCGAGGGCGTGCCGTTCTCGCGCGCCGAGATGGACGCGCTGCTCGATCTGGCCGAATCGGGAATCCGGCAGCTCGTCCACAAGCAAAAGGCCGCGCTGGAGGCCGGACGTGACTGA
- a CDS encoding chorismate mutase has translation MNLRLRATLLGAAVLVAAVTAMPARAGADGDDTPLINVVALASQRLALAVPVAQWKWANNRPITDAPRETALLADVEHRAQAAGVDAAYARAFFQDQIDASKQVQDALFAQWRASAPPAGPAPDLAANTRPALDRLTQALVAGLVRAGSLSSAPDCPVRLARSIQTWKTMTRYDAIQARALPTALAHVCKNGGVAQIS, from the coding sequence ATGAACCTTCGTTTGCGCGCCACCTTGCTTGGCGCTGCCGTGCTTGTTGCCGCCGTCACGGCGATGCCCGCCCGGGCCGGCGCGGACGGCGACGACACACCGCTCATCAACGTCGTCGCCCTGGCCTCCCAGCGGCTGGCGCTGGCGGTGCCCGTCGCCCAGTGGAAGTGGGCCAACAACCGGCCCATCACCGATGCGCCGCGCGAAACCGCGCTGCTCGCCGACGTCGAGCATCGCGCGCAAGCGGCAGGAGTTGACGCCGCCTATGCGCGCGCGTTTTTCCAGGATCAGATCGACGCCAGCAAACAAGTGCAGGACGCGCTCTTCGCGCAGTGGCGCGCAAGCGCGCCGCCGGCCGGGCCCGCGCCTGACCTCGCCGCGAACACGCGCCCGGCGCTCGATCGGCTCACCCAGGCGCTCGTCGCCGGTCTTGTGCGGGCCGGCTCGCTGAGCTCGGCGCCTGATTGCCCTGTCCGTCTGGCCCGAAGCATCCAGACCTGGAAGACGATGACCCGATATGACGCCATTCAGGCACGCGCGCTACCCACGGCGCTTGCACACGTATGCAAGAACGGCGGCGTGGCACAGATCAGCTGA
- the greB gene encoding transcription elongation factor GreB → MNKAFVKESSGEADDDTDIAQPEVPAGAKNYITPAGHKRLRDELLHLIDTERPDVVKLVSWAASNGDRSENGDYIYGKRRLREIDRRIRFLTKRLDLAEVVDSSRQENVDQVFFGATVEYATEDGESHTVTIVGVDEVDLDRGHVSWISPVARALLKARIGDSVTLHTPAGIEQIDVLDVRYPQPGE, encoded by the coding sequence ATGAACAAGGCCTTTGTCAAAGAGTCGAGCGGCGAAGCCGACGACGATACCGATATTGCCCAGCCGGAGGTTCCGGCCGGCGCAAAGAATTACATTACCCCCGCGGGCCACAAGCGCCTGCGCGACGAGCTCTTGCATCTCATCGATACCGAGCGGCCGGATGTCGTGAAGCTCGTCTCTTGGGCGGCGTCGAACGGGGATCGATCGGAGAACGGCGATTACATCTATGGCAAGCGCCGGCTGAGAGAAATCGACCGGCGGATTCGCTTCCTCACGAAGCGGCTCGACTTGGCCGAGGTGGTGGACAGCAGCCGCCAGGAGAACGTCGATCAGGTGTTTTTCGGTGCAACGGTCGAATATGCGACCGAAGATGGCGAGTCGCATACGGTGACGATCGTGGGTGTCGACGAGGTTGACCTCGACCGCGGCCACGTGAGCTGGATTTCGCCGGTCGCGCGGGCGCTGCTCAAGGCGCGTATCGGCGATTCGGTGACGCTCCATACGCCGGCCGGCATCGAGCAGATCGATGTGCTCGACGTGCGCTATCCGCAGCCGGGCGAATAA